The Glycine soja cultivar W05 chromosome 15, ASM419377v2, whole genome shotgun sequence region AATTTCCTCATTGAATCACCGTTGTTGTCACCTCACATTTGTCGTCGTTGCCATGCATTTGTCGTTGTCGAACTTGTGCTCCGACATGCACCACGACCTTGGCATGAACACCTGGTTCATGCAATGATTGCAACCTCTTTGAAAATCTTCATAACCCCCTTCATTGCTCGcaattaaagcaaaaaaatcaaacaaggttCAACTCGATTTAGATCTAGGACAACAAATGCACAAGAAGTCCCCTTGATTTGGTGTGAATCTATCGTCATAGATTTGGTAGATGAGGAACGAAATCCCCTCGATTTGGTGCAAATCTATTGTCGGTACCCACTCGCGGTGGTTCTTCAAATCAAAAAGGAAGTGCGATTTTGTTGTCATGAATATGGTGGAGCTCCGGCGAAGTTGATGACATCGTGGATCTAGTGGGTGTTGTGAGTCGTCGATCTATTCGAGAAAGAAAGAGGAAATGAAAGGAAACAAAAGTTGCTGCCAAAGGTACCACAGTCAAAAATACCATCGACAATTGTGACTGACAGTCGGAGAACAAAGAAGGAAGGAGAgggacaaaaagaaaaaaattgatacaaaGGGTGCATCATATTAGTGTATGAATGAGATTAATCTAATGGTAAATATAAGCAATCCACAATAAATCTCATGACCAAGTGGTCCATGCTAGAAGTAgtcatcattttattttattaaaattaccaacaaaaaaaatataagcttCCTCATCTAGTTTTAAAAAACAAGTTTCTCCAATATGGAAACTTGGCCTAATTTGAATTATCTTCCATTCTTGAtcatacttaaatatttttttggtaggtTACTCACATAAGAGAGGTGATCTAAATCCCTCAATCAATTACAGAAAACATATATAGAAAAGAAGATTAAAACACACTAGATTTTGTAATATTTGCGACATAAAAACGTTAAATTATCGCACATGCTTCAACGAAATCATCTTACTTTCCACTATATTGATAAAAACATACAGGACAATGAAACCTCTTAATCAATTTGATAAAATGATGAATCAACAAGAAAGTTCCTTTGTTAACACAAAAAATGGGTTTctcatcttcttcttatttatctCTAAGATCCATGCACAAAGgaggagggggggggggttgattTGAGAACACAAACATATTCCCTTCTCTTGTTTTTGTTTGCAACAAGAACCATGCATTTTTCTTCACTTTCATATAAGAGGGACAAAGACACTCTCATGCACACACTTTGTCccccttttcttttaaattttggaacatttaaatatcataattaataaccattaaaaatcatcactatgttaaaattaattgtcatataAAACACTAACAATCACTAGTTTTAGATTGGAAAAAAGGCAACATTGACCCAAatttaagagataaaataacaaaacaaatgtttaaaaggataaagataaaaaaattaataaaataaaagaccaaAAATAGATTTCATCCTATTCATGAACATAaactattttacaaattttgcacaaatcatattttaataattatattcatttttacTTTTCCTAGCTATTTTGAAATTACTAACTTCTATCCTAAGGAGAttcattaaaaacttaaaatttatttttttattgaaaagtgTAATAGTATACTATATTCTACGATAATTTCTAATGCAATCCCAGCTTAAAAACTTTTTGCTTAATTTCTTAGGTGCAGGCTAGAATGGGAAAGCCCCTCATATCTCCCATCATGGAAACTGGTCCTTAAGATATAATAAGCCTTTTTCGAGATATGTATAAGACTAGAATAGGCATGCCCACTccagaataaatttaaaatattaaaaaaaaagtagcctGTAACTATTATAGGCTATCATCTTGAAAGCTTTAATTTGATGGCCATTCCTTCACAAAGCCCTTCCTTCTTCCAGACCAAACCACCATTTGCACCAGaagatcaaaacaaaaaaaggagggAAACATAGCTaatgaaagtaaagaaaaaaagatatcaCCACCGTCACAGTCACAGATCCCAAAGCTCTTGCACCACCGCACTCCCTCTTCATCCTTCATGCACGGTGTTGGCGTTAACAACCTTCATATTGTCTTCTagatttttttgtgaaagggcaatgtgaaaatgattttaattgCTCATAATTTAATTGTTCATAAATCATACAAATTACAAAAGGTTCTGGATACTAAAATGGGTGTAGAAGAGTTTTTTCATCACAATAGTGTTTACTGGAATTGGAAGCCATCAAATATGGACTCACACCAACTATTTGAAGTTTTCAACGTTGGTGCTCTACAATAGGATGATCATAGACtacttttttagtatttttttttttttaatttgctctAGTATGGGAATGTCTACGATAGTCTTACACAtatctcaaaaaaaaattatatcctaCAGACCAGCTTTGTTTCCCATGATGGGAGATGTGAGGGGCTTTTCCATTCTAGCCTGTGCCTTATTTCTTAATCATTATCTTTAGGATATTAATTAGGATGTATCTTCTCCACTGGAAATTGCTTACAGAAAAAAGATATATAGAGAGGGGTTGACTGTATAAACTTTTTGTaccattttgtttttgtgtgtttatCTGTCTCAGTGGAGAGGATCCACACACACTATTTAGCAtgatcctttctttttcccctGAAAATTCTATTATCTCTGGTTCCTCTTGTTTCTGGGAGGTCAATGATTTCATTTTCAAGAGTGAAAAACCTGCTGTTGCATTGTACTTATTAACCGTGACTGAAAATCTTTAATTAGGACTCACGTGCATGGGCAGGAGGGACCACAACTCGCCCCCACGTGGGTAGTCTTATCAGactagaaaaaaaatccttctgCAAGAATACTAATCCATTAGGGCACACAACACTCTCGTGTGCTACGCTGATCTTCAAAAACCCAACAGATGTGCTATGTAGGCTAATCTTTGTGTACATCTTTTGCACTGATCTCACTGTTCATACACATTTTTGTAGTGCCATTCCTCAGCTATCGCATTCGTGATCTTCACTTTTTGTCAGAGAAAGATCATAGAGGGTGGATTCCCTTTTCTTGACTAGTTGTATTATTGAAGAATGATTaatgaattataatttatatgacaCATGTATAACTCTAATTTACTATGTATACCAAGATTCAGGCTTATTGAATCCTAAATAAATGTTAGATATAACCTACATTATTGAGTTTAGTGAgtgaataatataaaatgattattaataaatttaatataaagtgTTACCACGTTAAAATTTGAGTTTGAGTATAACTTAATTAGTTAATCttgtaaaattaacttataaagtGAGAATTATCTCATTTATATTCATTATTTTGGTTATATATACATCGTTCTCATGCCACAATTTGATATTGTCTTAGAATTTAGATTTGAGTCTAACTCAATCCCTAATATTGTCTCATAGGATAAAGTTGTAAGAGTTATTctacttatattatttattttgtattatctCTAGTCAATATGGCTTtggatttttcttaatatttatgtTTAAGTCCCAATTTGCTTGTCAGGTTGAATGAACATAAGAACAAAAATTGGTTTCTTTTTTAGATATAATAGTCCtaattgaatattatatttgtGTCTTCATCAACACAAAAATAGAAATGTACCAAATGATGTTTAAATCGTTCATTTAGGCCTTGTTGGAAAGCCACTTTAATTGTAGTCATCCCTAGTCCACTTTAGTTGTGACAGGTAGTCATGGGCAAAGAAGAGTGTGTTGAAGTCACACATTGTGGCAGCTAGTCATGGGCAAAAGAAGATGTGCTAAAATCTCACATTGACTAATGATAGTGTCGAGATAGAGTATATAAATGAGAAACAATCATCATCTTTCAAGTCGATTTTGTAAGGTTGAGTTAGACTCAAACACACGTTGTAACATAGTACCAAAGTCTATCCTAGATTCATCAGTGGGCCACCTGTGTTTATCATGCTCTAGGCGGGTAGCCTTGAGTGTGAAAGGAAGAATTGGAAGCCACCTTAATTGTGGTCACCCCTTGCCCACCTTAGTTGTGACAATTAGCCATGGGAAAAGCGGGATTGTTGAAGTCTCACATTGCAACTATTCACCGTAGGAAAAAGGAAGTGTGTTGAAGTCTTTCATTGGTTAGAGATAGTGTCAATATAGGATACATGAGTGGAAAATAATCCTTACCTTACAAGTCGATTTTGTAAGCTTAAGTTAGGACCAAATTCACATTAtaacatggtatcagagtcTATTTTAGACCCATTGGTGGACCATTCATGTTTATCACGCTCTAGGCAGATAACCTTGAATGTGAGGGAAATGTTGAAAAGCTATCTTAATTGTAGTCACTTCTAGTCCACCTTAGTTGTGGTGTGAAGCTGTAGGCAAAGAGGGGTGTGAAATCCCACATTGCAACAGGTTAATGTGGGCAAAAGGCGACATGTTAAAATCTCTCATTAACTAGACACAATGTCGAGATAGACAATATATAAGTGGAGAACAATTCTCATCTTATAAGTTAGTTTCATAAGATTGAATTAGGATCAAACTCACGTGATAACAAGACCTAAATgggtaatttaaaaattacaatataaataAAGTGGATTAGAGAACTAATATTGTTGATTGAAGTATTTATCCTAGttttttcaaaatgattttttgcCTCATCTGTGTGAACTCATAGGCGGTTTCAAGGCCCGGCTACCCTGGGCAATTGCCCAGGCTCTGGCCCAAAttcatttggtaaaaaaaaaaggtaaaaattaaaagaaaaatattaaagaaagggCAAGAAATTGAAAGGGCAAAACAATTGtaagagttaaaaattaaaagggcaAAAATATAGGTAACAGAAACAAAAGAAGTAAAGCTTCGTCACCGCAGCAACACTGTAGAAACCTTAAAGCTTCCGCCATCGACACCTACTGGTTCTTTTATTTCAACTGATTgggttcttttataatattgtATCATACTGATAActtcaataaatttcattataaaaaatatttactttataatatattttgtcattttgtgtGCTGCTAAGTGTCAGATTAAGCTACTACACAGCAAGATTCATTGGTTATAAAAGTTTTATTGATAAGTCAAACTAAAGTGTGTATCTAGTAATATTATAAGCatatagtattatttataatagcaGTAAAAAGATCTTTTACAGTGGAATCATACCActtgtaaatttgtttattgATAGATAAATTATCTACAATAAAGGTTTCTTTTGGTTatctaattttattagtttctataatggtgtttaattgaatataatataatgcTTGTTCCTACTCTTTATAAATCATAAGagattacttttattttgaaaaactattcttatttaaattttgattcttatgattttaattgttaattgagTATTAACTTAAGATCATTTAATTTCAGAGATGAGGAGATTTTTGGTTGATAGAGCAAGTATTGAGAATGTGAATGTTGTACAACAAGAAGCCGAATTAGAACCGCCACCTAATGTGGTTAATGAGTTTAACCCAAATGAGATTGTGCGTGATCCAGGTCATAGGAAACAAATTAATGAGTATGCTCCGGATATTCAAGATCAAGTGAGGAGGGCATATATATTGAAGGGTCCAATGCAACCACATTTGCCAAGCTTTCCTCGTACTCCATTTGGAAGTGTTTCTAGAGCATTTAGTAAATCATGGTATAAGAATTACACATGGTTAGAATACAGTGAGATCAAGGATGCAGCTTATTGTTTTTATTGCTTTCTCTTTAAGCAACCCGGGAGGGCCGAACCCTTTGGTTTTGAAGTCTTCACTAAAAGCGGATATAGAGATTGGAAGCATGCATCTCAAGGCTTGAAAGATCATGTTGGTAGTCATAATAGTTTGCACAACTCATGTGTCAAGCACTACGATGATTATAATAATCAAAGACAAAGTGTGACAAGTAAGTTTACTAAAGCAACCAAGGAATCAGAAGAATTGTATAAGATTCGTTTGACTTGTTCTTTAGATTGTTCAAGATATCTCATAGCACAAGGCATGGCTTTCCGTGGCCATGATGAATCCTCTACTTCGCTAAATAAGGGCAATTTTAGAGAGATGGTAGATTGGGTAAAATCTCAGAATGAACAAGTGAGGGATGCTTTTGACCGTGGTggaaaaaattgcacaatgacTTGCGGTGACATTCAAAAGGAGCTTGCAACGTGTTGTGCACATGAAGTTACCAAGGTGATTATGGAAGAGCTTGGTGATAGACAATTCTCCGTGCTTATTGACGAGTCACGTGATATATCCGTCAAAGAGCAAATGGCGGTGATGTTGAGGTTAGTAGTTGTATTTTCCAATTTCCAATTTTCATTACCTATTATTCTCTATGCCGCCAAGTAAACTGGTTGaatttgttttaggtttttgaatgacaaagggaaTGTTGTGGAACGATTTATTGCTCTACATCATGTCACAGATACTTCATCTAAGTCATTAAAGGATGCTCTTTATGGTATTCTTGATAAGTACACATTATCTATTTCAAGGATACGAGGGCAAGGATATGATGGAGCTTCAAATATGAGAGGTGAATTTAAtggtttgcaaagaaaaattctaGATGAAAATCCTTATGCTTTCTATGTCCATTGTTATGCTCACCGTTTGCAATTGGTTGTTGTGTCTGTTACTAGTAGTTGCTCATCTATTCATGATTTCTTTGAGTACATCACCTTGATTGTGAATACAACAAGTGCATCTTGTAAGAGGAGGGATGCTTTGACAGAGGCACAAcacaaagatattttaaataaacttgaGAGTGGTGAGATATCTAGAGGAAGGGGCTTACACCAATCATCTAGTCTCACTAGACCCGGGGATACTAGATGGGGTTCACATCATACTACATTGCTTCGTTTGGATCAAATGTGGTCCTCCGTGTTAAAGGTGCTTAGTATGGTTGATGAAGATGGACGTGGACCATCTCAAGCAGCAGGTTTGATAGAAAAAATGGAGAGCTTTaaatttgcttttattttgagGTTAATGTTAAAGTTGTTTGGTATCACAAACGAGCTTTCAAATATATTGCAAAGAAAAGATCTTAATATTGTGAATGCCATGGAATTAGTTGATGTTGTCAAAGCTCGGTTGGGCACAATGAGAGAGAGTGgctggaataatttttttgccgATGTCCAAGGATTTTGTGTTGCTAAAAGTATTCTGGTACCAAATATGGATGACGAAATACCAGTTCGGGGTCGTTCAAGAGCAGAAGGGAGGACTATCACTAATCTTCATCATTACCGTGcagatattttttatgttgctaTTGATAAAATATGCGTGGAGATGGATCACCGCTTTAGTGAAGGAAGTAACATTATACTTGATTGCTTCTCATGTCT contains the following coding sequences:
- the LOC114387699 gene encoding zinc finger MYM-type protein 1-like — translated: MRRFLVDRASIENVNVVQQEAELEPPPNVVNEFNPNEIVRDPGHRKQINEYAPDIQDQVRRAYILKGPMQPHLPSFPRTPFGSVSRAFSKSWYKNYTWLEYSEIKDAAYCFYCFLFKQPGRAEPFGFEVFTKSGYRDWKHASQGLKDHVGSHNSLHNSCVKHYDDYNNQRQSVTSKFTKATKESEELYKIRLTCSLDCSRYLIAQGMAFRGHDESSTSLNKGNFREMVDWVKSQNEQVRDAFDRGGKNCTMTCGDIQKELATCCAHEVTKVIMEELGDRQFSVLIDESRDISVKEQMAVMLRFLNDKGNVVERFIALHHVTDTSSKSLKDALYGILDKYTLSISRIRGQGYDGASNMRGEFNGLQRKILDENPYAFYVHCYAHRLQLVVVSVTSSCSSIHDFFEYITLIVNTTSASCKRRDALTEAQHKDILNKLESGEISRGRGLHQSSSLTRPGDTRWGSHHTTLLRLDQMWSSVLKVLSMVDEDGRGPSQAAGLIEKMESFKFAFILRLMLKLFGITNELSNILQRKDLNIVNAMELVDVVKARLGTMRESGWNNFFADVQGFCVAKSILVPNMDDEIPVRGRSRAEGRTITNLHHYRADIFYVAIDKICVEMDHRFSEGSNIILDCFSCLDPKNSFSKFDVDKLARLADIYHADFSDDDRGTIRDQLETYVLQVRRNASFSTCEDVQSLAMKMVQTEKHLVFPLVYKLIELALILPVSTASVERAFSAMKIIKSKLRNKINDVWFNDLMVCYTEREIFKSLDDIDIIRTFTAKKSRKGHLPSNFI